The Gottschalkia purinilytica genome includes a region encoding these proteins:
- a CDS encoding sulfurtransferase: protein MLPLPKDVLEKQKDPNFVLASIRSWDEFIGKISGYDYIKETGEPKGAVWGHAGSSSNDMEDFEDVDGTLRSYPEIVKMWEEWGITSDKEVSFYCGTGWRAAETWFIAYLMDWPNINVYDGGWFLWSMDKNNPVQKGDPRKK from the coding sequence ATTCTTCCACTCCCTAAAGATGTACTTGAAAAACAAAAAGATCCAAATTTTGTTTTAGCGAGTATCAGAAGTTGGGACGAATTTATTGGTAAAATAAGTGGTTATGATTATATAAAAGAAACTGGTGAACCTAAAGGTGCTGTTTGGGGACATGCTGGTTCTAGTTCTAATGATATGGAAGATTTTGAAGACGTAGATGGAACATTAAGAAGCTACCCAGAGATAGTTAAGATGTGGGAAGAATGGGGTATAACTTCCGATAAAGAAGTTAGTTTCTACTGTGGAACTGGATGGAGAGCAGCTGAAACATGGTTTATAGCTTATTTAATGGATTGGCCAAATATCAATGTTTATGATGGTGGCTGGTTCCTTTGGTCTATGGACAAAAACAATCCTGTTCAAAAGGGCGATCCAAGAAAAAAATAA